The Streptomyces sp. NBC_00597 DNA segment CCGGGATGTGGTCCAGCTTGTCGGCGGTCGAGGCGGCGGCCAGCGCCGCGAGTCCGGCGTGCACCGAGATCAGGTTGTCCATCCGCGGGCCGGCGACGAGCTCGCGGTCGCGCCCCAGGTAGGACGCAGGCTCGATCGAGTGGACCATCAGGTCCCAGCCGGCCACCGAACCCTGCGGCAGCCCCTCTTCCTCTTCCAGGAAGGCGATGAGGTCGCCCTCCTGGACCTCGCCCAGGCCCCAGATCGGCTGCATGTGGCGCTGCTTGTCGAGCTTGAGGCCGTCGCTGTTGACCGAACGGTCCAGGTGGACGGCCAGCTGGGGGACGCGCAGCAGCGCACGGTCCACGTTCACCAGCCGCTCGCTGCCGTCGCGCAGGGTCAGCCGGCCCGCCAGGCCCAGGTCCCGGTCGAGCCAGGTGTTGAGCAGAGTGCCGCCGTAGATCTCGACGGCGATCTGCCGCCAGCCCTGTGAGCCCGTGTCAGGCAGCGGCTTGACCCGCAGGTTGGGGGAGTCGGTGTGGGCGCCGACGATCCGGAACGGGGTGTGCGCGGAGGCGCCCTCCGGGACGAACCAGGCGATGAGCGCCCCGCCGCGGAGGACGAACCGGCCTCCGCTGCCCGAGTCCCAGGCGTCCGTTTCCGACAACTGCCTGAAGCCTGCCTTTTCCAGCCGCTCGGCCACATTGGCCACGGCGTGGTACGGCGACGGACTGGCCGTCAAAAAGGTCATCAGATCGTCGGTGTGGCCGCGGTCGAAGCGGGCGGGAGAGCTCATGTGGTTCACCTTAACGACGGTCGTGTTCGCCATGGTCGGGCTGCGGCGGATGGCCGGAACGCCGGGGTTACGGGTCGTGTGGTCCCCTTCCCGGCGGCTTTTCAGCCCGGCGGGCGCTCGAAACGGCGCTGCAGCTGCCTGCGCTCGCCCCGGCGGATGCGCGGGAGCATCTCCGGGGCCGTCGCGGAGCGCTGCGCGCGTCTCTTGCGTCCGGCGCAGAAGATACAGGCCTCACCGGCCGGCGCGTCGGGATCGATGGGCGCGCCGGGGTGCTCGGAACAGCCGGAGGCGTTGCGGGGCCTGGAGAGTTCGCGGGCCACGATGAACGCCCGGTGGAGATCGTCCGCGATGCGTACGAACTCCTCGGGGGGCGAGGAGAAGCCCAGGTGGAAGCGGCGGTCCTCGACGGTGCGGAGGTGGTCGCGCAGCGCCTGGAGCGTGTACGGGGGGTCGGGCACGGGATAGCCCAGCCGGCGCTGCTCCCCCGCGGGCGGGGCGGCGGCCGCGCGGGCGCCGCGGACGCCCTGGGCGCGCAGTCCGAGGCGGCGCCGGTCGTTGCAGATCAGGCAGCGGCCCCAGCCGTCGGGCGCCTCGGGGTCCAGGGCGCCGTTGGGGTGCTCGGAGCAGCCGGTGTAGCTCTTGGCGGGGGCGAGCCCGGCGGCGGTCTGGAAGGCGGTGTAGAGCGCGTCGGCGACGGCCTCGTACTCGGCGGGGTGGGCGCCGTCGTACAGCTCCCGCAGATGGTCGCCGAGGCTGCCCAGGGCAGCCTGCAGCTCCTTGAGGGCGTACGGCCGCCCGGTCGGGACGGAGTACCCCCTGCTGTTGCCGCGCTGCTCTGCTGGACTCATGCCATACAGCGTCCCACGCGGGACCGACAGCCGGGGATGCCGGTGCCCTGCGGGGGCCGTGGTACGCCGACGGCCGGGCCCTCCGGGGAGGGTCCGGCCGTCGGGTGTACGTACACCGCGTACAGCTGCGGTGGACGGGCGCCGCGGGCTAGAAGGCGGCCTCGTCCAGCTCCATCAGGGTGTTGTCGACGGACTCGGCCAGCGCGCGGGCGACCGAGACGTTCGGCAGGACCTGCGAGGCGAAGAACTTCGCCGCCGCGATCTTGCCGGTGTAGAACGGGACGTCCTTCGCGGAAGCCGTGGCCAGCTTCTCGGCGGCGACGGCCGCGCCCTTGAGCAGCAGGTAGCCGACGACCACGTCACCGGACGCCATCAGCAGGCGGGTGGTGTTCTGGCCGACCTTGTAGATGTTCTTGACGTCCTCGCCGGTGGCGGTGAGGTCGACGATCATCTGGCCGACGATGGCCTCCAGGTCGACGGCGGCCTTGGCGAGCGCGTCGCGGGCGCCGGCCAGCTCCTCGCCGCCGACGGCCTCGGCCAGGAACTTCTTGATCGTCTCGGAGAGGACGTTCAGCGAGGCACCCTGGTCGCGGACGATCTTCCGGAAGAAGAAGTCCTGGCCCTGGATCGCCGTGGTGCCCTCGTAGAGGGTGTCGATCTTGGCGTCGCGGATGTACTGCTCGATCGGGTATTCCTGGAGGTAACCGGAACCGCCGAAGGTCTGCAGCGACTGGGCGAGCTGCTCGTACGAGCGCTCCGAGCCGTAGCCCTTCACGATCGGCAGGAGCAGGTCGTTCAGGCCGATCTCGGCGGAGGCGTCCTCGCCCGCGGCCTGCTTGACCTGGATCGCGTCCTGGACGGAGGCCGTGTACAGCACCAGGGCGCGCATGCCCTCGGCGTACGCCTTCTGCGTCATCAGCGAACGGCGCACGTCGGGGTGGTGCGTGATGGTGACCTTGGGCGCGGTCTTGTCCATGAAGTTCGCGAGGTCCGGACCCTGCACGCGCTCCTTGGCGTACTCCAGGGCGTTCAGGTAACCGGTCGAGAGCGTTGCGATGGCCTTTGTGCCGACCATCATGCGGGCGAACTCGATGATCATGAACATCTGGCGGATGCCGTCGTGCTTGTCGCCGATCAGCCAGCCCTTGGCGGGGTGCTGGTCGCCGAACGTCATCTCGCACGTGTTGGAGGCCTTGAGGCCCATCTTGTGCTCGACGTTCGTCGCGTAGACGCCGTTGCGCTCGCCCAGCTCGCCGGTCTCCCAGTCGAAGTGGAACTTCGGGACGAGGAAGAGGGACAGGCCCTTGGTGCCCGGGCCGTGGCCCTCGGGGCGCGCGAGGACGTAGTGGAGGATGTTCTCCTCCATGTCGTGCTCACCGGACGTGATGAAGCGCTTCACGCCCTCGATGTGCCAGGAGCCGTCCTCCTGCTGCACGGCCTTGGTGCGGCCGGCGCCCACGTCCGAGCCGGCGTCCGGCTCGGTGAGGACCATGGTGGAGCCCCAGCGCTTCTCGACCGCTATCTGAGCGACCTTCTTCTGCGCCTCGTTGCCCTCTTCGAAGAGGATGCCGGCGAACGCCGGGCCGGAGGAGTACATCCAGATGGCCGGGTTCGAGCCGAGCAGCAGCTCCGCGTAGGCCCAGATCAGGGAGCGGGGCGAGGTGGTGCCGCCGATCTCCTCGGGCAGGCCGAGCCGCCAGTACTCGGAGTCCATGAAGGCTTCGTAGCTCTTCTTGAAGGACGCCGGGACCGGCGCGGTGTTGGTGGCCGGGTCGAAGACCGGCGGGTTGCGGTCGGCGTCCGCGAAGGAGTCGGCCAGCTCGTTCTCGGCGAGGCGGGTCAGCTCGGACAGGACGCTCTTGGCGGTGTCGGTGTCCATCTCACCGAACGGGCCGGTGCCGTACAGCTTGTCGCGACCGAGCACCTCGAAGAGGTTGAACTCGATGTCTCGGAGGTTCGACTTGTAGTGCCCCATGGCGACGGCTCCGTTAAGGCTCGGGAAGACAGGTTCCTCGTACATACCAATCGGTAACGTCATGATGCTACCCGCGGGTAATAAGACGCAAGCCCCGGCCGGTCGACTGTGACCAGGGTCAAGCCGCACACCAGCCGGACCCCGGCCCGCAACCCTGGCGGGAATGCGCGTCCACGGGGCCGGAGGCGCTCGGTAGGCTTCGCCCTATGTACGGCTACGACCAGAACGTGAGCGCGGGGCAGCAGTACGCCGCCCCGCAGCAGATGGCCGGCGGGTACGGCGAGCAGCCGCTGTACCCGGAGCCCTCGCCGCCGTCGCTCGCCGACGCGGTGCGCGCCTTCACGACCGGGTCGCTGTCCGCCGAGGACTTCCAGCAGATCTTCGCCACGTCGAAGGTCTACTGCCCGCGCGGCGACACCCCTGGGTTCCTGGCGCTGCACAACACGCAGCAGCCGGTGATCCCCATGTTCACCACGCTCAAGGAGCTCCGCCGCTACGCAGGCAAGGAGTCCAAGTACTTCGTGATCACGGGCGCCGAGGTGATCGACCTGCTGCCCACCGGGTACGGCTTCGTCCTCGACATGGAGGGCGACCACCGGATGGTCTTCGACGCGAAGGCCGTCGAGCAGATGGTCGACTTCGCGATGCGCCGCATGTACGGCTGATCGCCTTCGCCGCACGGGCGGCCGGCGTCGTACCCCGGGGCGAGGGGGGATCGTGCTGCGCGTGCACTTCACGGCCGAGGGCCTGCTCGACGTCACCTTCGCGAGCGAGCCGCTGCCGCTGGTGGAGCCGTCGATGGCGCTGATCGCCTGGCAGCGCGTCGACGAGCAGGCCGTTTTCGGCCGCTGGCGCAACCGGATCGGTCGGGAGTTACCGGACCGGGCGCGCCCGCTGCTGGATCCGCTGCGGCCGGACGGCGACGATCCGCAGTTCGTCGAGCCCCTCTCGCGGAGCCCGGAGGAGGGGCTGGCCGCCTTGCGGGACGCTGGTCCCGGCTGACCGCGGACCAGCTGCACCGCACCGCCGCCCGCGCGCCCGGCCGGGCGTCCTGGCTGCGCGCGCTGTGGGGCCGGGACCGCGAGGCGTGGGAGCTGCTGGACGGCGCGATCCGCTGTGCGCACGAGGTCGTGGCCCGCAGTGGGCGCAGATCCGCCGGTCCTTCCGGGTGGACGTCGCCCGGCGCACCCGGCTGCTGGCCGTCCACGGCATCAAAGCGTGCCCGGCGGGCATCCATCCGGCCGCGGCCTGGTCGGACACGGTCTTCGAGGTGGGCCTGCCGCCGGACTGCGACGTCCGGCTCGGCGGCGGCCTGACGCTCCTGTCCGTCCGGCGACGCCTGCATCTACGGGGGGGCGATCTCACGCCGATCAACTCGGTCGTCGTCTCGCCGTAACTGCCGCAACTGTCATATGCGCAGGTGGAGCGTCTCAAGGGCTCGGGGAATGTCTCCGGGGCCCCTTCTGTTCTGGGGGGTGTGGCAGAAAGTTCGAGTTTCAACTAAACTCGACGCAGAAGGAGGTTCCGACCATGCCTGCAGTGACTGTGGAGAACCCGTTGACGCTCCCCCGCGTCGCCGAGCCCGCCCAGGAGACCGCCGCCCGCAAGGTGCTGGCCGTCACGACCGCCCCCGGTGGGTTCGAGGGCGAGGGGTTCCCGGTGCGCCGCGCGTTCGCCGGGATCAACTACCAGCACCTCGACCCGTTCATCATGATGGACCAGATGGGCGAGGTGGAGTACGCGCCGGGCGAGCCGAAGGGCACCCCCTGGCACCCGCACCGCGGCTTCGAGACCGTCACGTACCTGATCGACGGAACCTTCGTCCACCAGGACAGCAACGGCGGCGGCGGAGTCATCAACGGCGGTGACACCCAGTGGATGACCGCCGGCGCCGGCCTCCTGCACATCGAGGCCCCGCCGGAGTCCCTCGTCGTGTCCGGCGGCCTCTTCCACGGCCTCCAGCTGTGGGTGAACCTCCCCGCCTCCGACAAGATGATGCCGCCGCGCTACCAGGACATCGGCGGCGGCCAGGTCCAGCTGCTGTCCACCCCCGACGGCGGCGCCCTGCTCCGCGTGATCGCCGGTGAGCTGGACGGCCACTCCGGCCCCGGCATCACCCACACCCCGATCACGATGATCCATGCCACCGTCACCCCGGGCGCTCAGGTCACCCTCCCGTGGCGCGAGGACTTCAACGCCCTCGCGTACGTCATGGCCGGCCGCGGCAGCGTCGGCACCGACCGGCGGCCCGTCCACACCGGGCAGACCGCGGTCTTCGGCGAGGGCGGCTCGATCACGGTGCGGGCGGACGAGTCCCAGGACGCGAACACCCCGGACCTGGAGGTCATCCTCCTCGGCGGGCGCCCCATCCGGGAGCCGATGGCGCACTACGGGCCGTTCGTCATGAACAGCCGGCAGGAGCTCCAGCAGGCCTTCGACGACTTCCAGGCGGGCCGGCTGGGAACCATCCCCACCACCGCCCGGGAGCGCACGAAGTCGGCGGATCAGCACTCCTGACGACGCGACAGCGGCAGCACGGCCCGGCGGCGGACCCGGCTTTAGCGGCGCAGGGCCTCCGCCGGCTGGGTACGGGAGGCCCGCCACGCCGGGTACAGCCCGGCCAGTACCCCGGTGACCAGTCCGATCAACGGCGCCACGGCGACGCTGAGCGGCGACATCACCGGGGTCCAGTCGCGCAGCGCCGACACCCCGACCACGGTCAGGGTGCCGAGCGTGGTGCCGACCAGGCCGCCCACCGCACCCTGCGCGGCGGACTCGGCCAGGAACTGGACGGTGATGTGCCGCCCGCGGGCGCCCAGCGCACGGCGCAGTCCGATCTCGCCGGTTCGCTCCAGCACCGCGACGAGCGTGGTGTTGGCGATCCCGACCGCCCCGATGACCAGGCAGATCGCCGCCAGCAGCAGGAACAGCTGGTCCAGGTCCGAAGTCACCCCCGCCCGCAGCGTCTTCGGGTCCGGCGGCGGCGCGGCCGTGAGCCAGTCGGGACGGTCCGGGCGCAGGGCGAGCGGCAGTTCCGCGGCCACCTGGCGGGCCGCCCCCAGCTCGGTCACCACCAGCATCCGGGCCCGCTGGGCGTTGTCCGGCGGCCCCCACAGCCTCTCGGCGGTGCCCCGGGGCACGATCACCGACAGCAGCAGGTCCGGCTTGCGGTCCGCCCCGCTCGCGATGCCGATCACGGTGAACGGGTGCTCGCCGATGAACACCGCGGGGCGGCTTTCCAGCGTGGTGATGCCGAGACGCGCCGCCATGGCCGAGCCCACCACCGCGACCTGCTCGGCGCGCCCGTCGTGGAAGGCGTCGTACGCCCTGCCGGAGCCCAGCGTCAGGCCGGCGGCGCGCAGCATCCCGGGGGAGGCGGCGACGACCGGGAGCCGTTCACCGCTCGCGCCCGCGACCGGGGCCGACCGTACGGTGGTGTCTCCCAGCGGCACCGGCCAGAACACCCCTGCGGCGCGCACTCCGTTGAGCGCGCCCGCGCGGGCGTCCGCGTCGCGGGGGAAGGCGAGCGGAACCTGCCGGCCGAGCTGGGGATCGCCGCCGCCCGCGGTGTCGGTGACCCCGATCTCGGTGGCCGTCAGTGCGTTGAAGCGGCTGTCGATCTGCGAGGAGGCGGTGGCCGTCAGGCCCAGGATCGCCACGAAGGTGCCCACGCCGAGGACCGTGCCGAGGCCGGTCAGCGCCGAGCGGGCGGGACGCTGGAGCATTCCGGCGAGGGCCTCGGAGAGCAGGTCGCGCAGGGACAGCCGGGAGGGAACGATCCCTGCCGCGCGGCTCCCCGCACGGTCGGCAACGTCGGTCCCGTCGGCCCGCCGCCTTCGCCCGATGCTTCGCAACGCGGTCCTCATGCGGTGACCACCTCGGTCAGGATCCCGTCGCGGATGGACACCGTCCGCCGGCCGCGGGCGGCCACGTGCGGGTCGTGCGTGATGACCAACAGGGTCAGCCCGTCGGCGTGCAGCTCGTC contains these protein-coding regions:
- a CDS encoding M18 family aminopeptidase, which produces MSSPARFDRGHTDDLMTFLTASPSPYHAVANVAERLEKAGFRQLSETDAWDSGSGGRFVLRGGALIAWFVPEGASAHTPFRIVGAHTDSPNLRVKPLPDTGSQGWRQIAVEIYGGTLLNTWLDRDLGLAGRLTLRDGSERLVNVDRALLRVPQLAVHLDRSVNSDGLKLDKQRHMQPIWGLGEVQEGDLIAFLEEEEGLPQGSVAGWDLMVHSIEPASYLGRDRELVAGPRMDNLISVHAGLAALAAASTADKLDHIPVLAAFDHEENGSQSDTGADGPLLGNVLERSVFSRGGTYEDRARAFAGTICLSSDTGHAVHPNYAERHDPSHHPRANGGPILKVNVNQRYATDGSGRAVFAAACERAGVPWQTFVSNNSMPCGTTIGPITAARHGIQTVDIGVAILSMHSARELCGADDPYLLANALVAFLEG
- a CDS encoding acyl-CoA dehydrogenase: MGHYKSNLRDIEFNLFEVLGRDKLYGTGPFGEMDTDTAKSVLSELTRLAENELADSFADADRNPPVFDPATNTAPVPASFKKSYEAFMDSEYWRLGLPEEIGGTTSPRSLIWAYAELLLGSNPAIWMYSSGPAFAGILFEEGNEAQKKVAQIAVEKRWGSTMVLTEPDAGSDVGAGRTKAVQQEDGSWHIEGVKRFITSGEHDMEENILHYVLARPEGHGPGTKGLSLFLVPKFHFDWETGELGERNGVYATNVEHKMGLKASNTCEMTFGDQHPAKGWLIGDKHDGIRQMFMIIEFARMMVGTKAIATLSTGYLNALEYAKERVQGPDLANFMDKTAPKVTITHHPDVRRSLMTQKAYAEGMRALVLYTASVQDAIQVKQAAGEDASAEIGLNDLLLPIVKGYGSERSYEQLAQSLQTFGGSGYLQEYPIEQYIRDAKIDTLYEGTTAIQGQDFFFRKIVRDQGASLNVLSETIKKFLAEAVGGEELAGARDALAKAAVDLEAIVGQMIVDLTATGEDVKNIYKVGQNTTRLLMASGDVVVGYLLLKGAAVAAEKLATASAKDVPFYTGKIAAAKFFASQVLPNVSVARALAESVDNTLMELDEAAF
- a CDS encoding SseB family protein, with product MYGYDQNVSAGQQYAAPQQMAGGYGEQPLYPEPSPPSLADAVRAFTTGSLSAEDFQQIFATSKVYCPRGDTPGFLALHNTQQPVIPMFTTLKELRRYAGKESKYFVITGAEVIDLLPTGYGFVLDMEGDHRMVFDAKAVEQMVDFAMRRMYG
- a CDS encoding pirin family protein; the protein is MPAVTVENPLTLPRVAEPAQETAARKVLAVTTAPGGFEGEGFPVRRAFAGINYQHLDPFIMMDQMGEVEYAPGEPKGTPWHPHRGFETVTYLIDGTFVHQDSNGGGGVINGGDTQWMTAGAGLLHIEAPPESLVVSGGLFHGLQLWVNLPASDKMMPPRYQDIGGGQVQLLSTPDGGALLRVIAGELDGHSGPGITHTPITMIHATVTPGAQVTLPWREDFNALAYVMAGRGSVGTDRRPVHTGQTAVFGEGGSITVRADESQDANTPDLEVILLGGRPIREPMAHYGPFVMNSRQELQQAFDDFQAGRLGTIPTTARERTKSADQHS
- a CDS encoding ABC transporter permease; its protein translation is MRTALRSIGRRRRADGTDVADRAGSRAAGIVPSRLSLRDLLSEALAGMLQRPARSALTGLGTVLGVGTFVAILGLTATASSQIDSRFNALTATEIGVTDTAGGGDPQLGRQVPLAFPRDADARAGALNGVRAAGVFWPVPLGDTTVRSAPVAGASGERLPVVAASPGMLRAAGLTLGSGRAYDAFHDGRAEQVAVVGSAMAARLGITTLESRPAVFIGEHPFTVIGIASGADRKPDLLLSVIVPRGTAERLWGPPDNAQRARMLVVTELGAARQVAAELPLALRPDRPDWLTAAPPPDPKTLRAGVTSDLDQLFLLLAAICLVIGAVGIANTTLVAVLERTGEIGLRRALGARGRHITVQFLAESAAQGAVGGLVGTTLGTLTVVGVSALRDWTPVMSPLSVAVAPLIGLVTGVLAGLYPAWRASRTQPAEALRR